ACCTTTCCCGTGTTGGGGTCTACGAGAAGACCCTCTGGGTTGTCTCCCACGATCGTCAATAATTTGCCATCAGGGCTAAGAGATGTGTGCTGACAATAACTCAAACTTAGTGTGACACATTAGCTAATGCcagtggcaaaaaaaaaaaaaaaaaaaagaattaatgaACAAGAAGGGAGTTACATTGACTGGCCAAGGAAAGCGAAAGTAGTTAACAAGCTGATATCTCTCCATATCGAAGTCTCTGACTCCACAATCATTATTTGAGGCGGTGAAATGAAGCGCACCACTGCAGGGAGACAGACAGACGCCAAAAGGAATGTTAGAATCTAGAAATTgggacaaaaagaaaaactacatagagaaaaaagaagagaagtaAATAGTACACCTGGGTTTGTTATAGATCTCAATTGCATTAGTGATAGCATTATCATCATAGGTTGTACGGGAACAAAAGCTCACACCAGGTCTATCAAGATGCTACATCAAAACCAATGTAGAAAACAGTTGATTAGATTGCATGTATGTGTAATTCATGATTCGTAAAACTCTCAAGAGATTACCTTGCATATAAGTTCGCCTTGGAATCCACCAGCAACTAAAAATTTCTCTCTCACTGCAAGTGTACTCACTTGAGTCTTGGTAAATCCCTCCAACAAACTCCCAGGATGTTTCTGCAACCCCACACAATaacaaaaaggaagaaaaaaaatcactacCATGTAGATTTTTAAAGAAGGATCTTTCTTTGATGATAgtggaagaaggaaggaaactaACCTCGGATGGGGAAACATGACCTTGAACATTGAGAACTTCATGCTTTCCACATGTCAAAGTAGAGTAGTGGCTCACCAAAAACTGTGACATAAGGTACACATCGTGCTTCGAAGTTGCCCATACCAAATTCCTCAACTacaatacaaaaacaaaacctgacttgaataaaatttcaattaaagaaaaaaaaaacagatatgcTTTTGGGTGAAAACCTGAAAATGAAGGATGCTTGATTTGATAGATCTTGAATTCCGCCAGAAATCATAAAAGATTGCCCCTTTCTGCGTGACCATGCAGTCCTGAGAGATCACATATTATTAGTGAAACAAGAAGACAATCAGCTACATGGCCTGAGAAGAAGACTTACTTTGCCGGAGGAATCACCAGAGTTGGGGACATTCTCATAGTTTTTGTACTGGTCAAGTCTAGTTTGTCTGTATTTCTCTCTGGTAATGCTAAGCCTGTCCCAAGGAATACCCTGTATGTCTTTCCCTTTCCGGGCTTGCTCAGCTGAAGTATCTGCTATTTTATTACTCTGTCGagttaacaaagaaaaagaagaaaaaactcaATTTCGAATAATGAACCTATATTCTCATAGCCATTTTAAGAATGcacaaaccaaactgaattaGAATTGTTATATGTAACTTACAGAGTAGTCAAACTCGTCGACATCGGAGTCGGAAGCAGCCATGTCATCACCATGAAAGTCATCATCTAAATCATCGTCTACATCTTccatgtcatcatcatcatcaacaacatgGTCCATGTACGCAGCAGCAGCATCAGCATCCTCCGCTTGGTAATTGGacatattatatttaagtttGGATAGAAAAGGCACCTGCACACGTAGAAAAAGCACCTTTTTATCACTCGAACTCTGAAAGCAAAAGCGACCATAAAGAAGCCAAACAGAGTTGTAAACATGAACAATAAAATAACGTATAAAGACAGCATCAGCATCTTAAGATGAGCCTTAAGgacacaaacaaaaacaaaataatgaacGTTGCAACAtctaaaaaacaaacaaacaaacaaagcagTTAGGGAAGAGATGTATAGATCAAACATCGTCTCCATAAAGATTACAAACTTAAATAGAAACTTAACATCCCAACGCGAACATGTATGTACAAAGCAATCTTAATATCGAATATAGACCCCCAAAGGCAGGAACATAAAACGACAGAAACATAAGGAGATGGTTTGGTTCAGCAAATTCATCACCTGTCGATGCAGTTCTTCGTGAAAATCAAAAAAAGTAGAAAACGGATTGACTCCAGGAAGAATCTATGATGATTCTAAGTTTAGGTTTTTGCAtatacaacaatttttttaattggatTGGCGTTGGTTGAGATCgattgcgagagagagagagaaaagagattTGTTTATTTATGCAACATCAGTAGTAC
This portion of the Raphanus sativus cultivar WK10039 unplaced genomic scaffold, ASM80110v3 Scaffold3416, whole genome shotgun sequence genome encodes:
- the LOC108822145 gene encoding uncharacterized WD repeat-containing protein C2A9.03: MSNYQAEDADAAAAYMDHVVDDDDDMEDVDDDLDDDFHGDDMAASDSDVDEFDYSSNKIADTSAEQARKGKDIQGIPWDRLSITREKYRQTRLDQYKNYENVPNSGDSSGKDCMVTQKGAIFYDFWRNSRSIKSSILHFQLRNLVWATSKHDVYLMSQFLVSHYSTLTCGKHEVLNVQGHVSPSEKHPGSLLEGFTKTQVSTLAVREKFLVAGGFQGELICKHLDRPGVSFCSRTTYDDNAITNAIEIYNKPSGALHFTASNNDCGVRDFDMERYQLVNYFRFPWPVNHTSLSPDGKLLTIVGDNPEGLLVDPNTGKTLGTLAGHLDFSFASAWHPDGLTFSTGNQDKTCRVWDIRNLSKSVAVLRGNLGAIRSIRYTSDGKYMAMAEPADFVHVYDVSKGYETEQEIDFFGEISGISFSPDTEALFIGVWDRTYGSLLEYGRHHNYSYLDSYL